The DNA region TGTTGGATTGCTTATCCTTTTAGCAATTGGAGCAGGAGTTTATTGGTTTGTAAAAAACAAGCAAAAGAAAAAATTGAGGAGGAGGTTTATAAAACGCCAATAGAAAAGGCAACGAGTTTGTTGAATAATCTGGAAAAGAAAGAACTTTGGCAAAAAGGAGAAATAAAAGAATATTACAGTGAATTGACTGATATTGCCCGAAATTATATTGAAGAAGCTATCGAAATTCCAGCAATGGAAAGCACAACTTCTGAATTGATTGCGGGGCTTAAAGCGGCTTCGGTCAAAAAGAAAATGACTGTAACGCCTGAGACAATAGAAAACTTAGAAAGAGTTTTAAAACAAGCCGATTTAGTAAAATTTGCTAAATCCAAACCCGTAGAGTATGAAATTACTAGCGATAAAGAAAAAATCCAAAAAGCGATTTTAACCTTAGATAGTGCTATTCCAGTTGAAATTCCTGAAGAAGAAGATGTGTTGTTAAATGAAGTTCAAAGACAAAAGCAGATAGCACTTCAGTTAAAGAAAAAGAGAAAAGATCGTATTATCATTAGCATCGCTACTATCATTTGCTTGTTATTAGCTACTACTTTTTATTTCATGATTACTCGAGGATTTGATTATGTGAAAGATAATGTTCTGGGGCATCCATCCAAAGAATTATTAGAGGGCGAATGGGTGAAAAGCGAATATGGAAATCCAGGAGTAATTATTGAAACACCTAAGGTTTTGGTGCGTACCGATTTGACAAAATCATTACCTAAAGAAGGATTGGCCGTTGTCAAAGAAATGCAATCATTCACCTATGGCAGTTTAATAGATCCATTTTATTTGATGGTTTCTACTTTAAAATACAAGCAAGAAACACAAATTGATTTGAAAAAAACAATGGATGTTACTTTGCAAACTATGGAATCGCAAGGAGCACAAAATATGATTGTGAAACAGGAAGATTTTGAAACGGGTGAAGGTATTACTGGATTGAAAGCCTATGGGACGTTTACTAGAAATAATTCAATATTGAATGAAAAAGAGCGAATGTATTATGAAGTGCTATTGTTTAGCCAAGATGGAGGATTGCAACAGGTATTAATTTTACATCAGGAAGGCGACAATTATGCGAATCAAATTTCAGAACGAGTGCTGCACTCCGTTGAATTAAAACACGAAGGGATATAATGGAAAATATAACTTTTTTAAATCCAGAGTTTTTTTGGTTGTTTCTTTTAATTCCATTGGCCATTGCTTGGTTAGTTGTAAAAAGAAACCAGCAATCGGCAACTTTAAAAGTGAGTTCGATTAAAGGTTTTAAAACGAAACCTTCAACATTGGCAAAACTAAAGCCTTATTTGAGTGTTTTACGTATTCTGGCATTGTGTTCCTTAATTATTGCTTTGGCCCGACCAAGAACGGTTGATATTAGTAATAAAACGAAAACGACTAAAGGAATTGACATTGTAATGGCTATAGACGTTTCAGGAAGTATGCTTGCTAAAGATTTGAAGCCCAACCGTATGGAAGCTTTAAAAAGAGTAGCTGCTGACTTCGTTGAACAACGTCCTAACGACCGCATAGGTTTAGTAGTTTATGCTTCTGAAGCCTATACTAAAACACCCGTTACAAGTGATAAAGCTATTGTAGAAGAGGCTATTGGAAGTATCAAGTACGATAACGTTTTGCAAGACGGAACCGGAATTGGAATGGGATTAGCAACAGCAGTCAATCGTTTAAAAGATAGCAAAGCTAAAAGTAAGGTTATTATTTTATTGACGGATGGGGTAAATAATGCTGGTTTTATTGAGCCAGAAACAGCTGCAGATATTGCAAAACAATATGGTATTAAAGTGTATACAATCGGTATTGGGACAAATGGAATGGCAATGTTTCCTTATGCTTTAGCTCCAAACGGAGATTTCTTGTTCCAAATGATGAAGGTGGAAATTGATGAACGATTGATGAAAAGTATCGCTCAAAAAACCGATGGTAAGTATTTTAGAGCGACAAGTAATAGCAAATTGGCTGAGATTTATAACGAAATCAATATGCTGGAAACAACGGAAATTCAGGAATTAAAATTTTATGATTACGACGAAAAATTCAGGCCTTTTGTATTGTTTGCCTGTTTATTGGTTTTAATCGAAATGGGATTAAGAAATACAGTTTATAGAAGCTTTATTTGATTTTCAAGAATAAAAAAATTACAAGTTTTAAAATCCCAAATTCCAACAATTGGGATTTGGAATTTAATTTTTGGAACTTAAAAATGATATGGAATTAGACGAAAAAAAATATTTGTACTTACTCATAATACTGCCTTTATTGGTTTTACTTTTTCTTATGAATATGTATTGGAAAAAGAAAAAACAAAAGGAGTTTGGTGATTTAGAAATGATCAATAAACTAAGTCCGGAACGTTCTGTTTTTAAACCGGTTTTCAAATTGATTGTTCTTTTATTGGCATTACTTGGTCTAATTTTAGGATTGGTGAATCCTAAAATAGGAACCAAATTAGAAACAGTAAAACGCGAAGGAATTGATATTGTTTTTGCAATGGACGTTTCAAAGAGTATGCTTTGCGAGGATGTTGCACCTAATCGATTAGAAAAAAGCAAACAAATTGTTTCTCAAATAATCAATCAGTTAGGAAGTGATCGTATAGGAATTGTAGCTTATGCAGGGAGTGCATTTCCTGTACTACCCATTACTACTGATTATAGTGTTGCCAAAATGTTTTTACAAAGTATGGACACTGATATTGTTTCGTCTAAAGGAACTTCTTTGGATGAAGCAATTAAGTTATCCTCTACCTATTTTGACGAAAAAAGCAAAACATCTAAGTTATTGATTATGCTTTCGGATGGAGAAGATCATTCCGAAGGAGCTCAGGCCGCCGCTGAAGAAGCTAATAAAATTGGGATGCGTATTGTAACAGTAGGAATTGGAACTGAAAAAGGAGGTACAATTCCGTTGCGAATTAATGGCACAATTCAAGGTTATAAAAGAGATCAGAATGATCAAGTGGTAGTTACTAAATTAAATCCGCTAAGCTTAGAAGAAATTGCAAAAGAAACAAAAGGGGGTTATGTAAGTGGCAACAATACCAAAGAAGTATTGGATTACATCAAGAAAACCTTGGATAATATTCAAAAAACCGAATTCGAATCGACACAAATGTCCAATTTTCAATCGCAATTTCAATGGTTTTTAGGATTTGCCTTTGTGCTTTTATTCTTGGATGTATTCCTTTTGGAGAAAAAGACAAATTGGGTGAAGAAGTTAGACTTGTTTAACGAAGAAAAATAAATGTCAATTCTCGCTGTAGAGAAAGAACATAATAAAATGAAAATGAAGAATTTTATAAAATACGGATTTATTTTTTTTGCTTTCCTATTCCTAGGATTAGGTGTTGTATTGGCACAAGAAAAAGATAAAACTTTACCGAAAGCCAATGATGAATACAATAAAAGTAAGTTTGCTGAAGCAGAGGCTAATTATAGAATATCGAATTCAAAATTTCCTAATCGATCAGTTGCTCCATTTAATTTAGGAAATGCTATTTACAAACAAAATCAGGCTTCGGAGGCCAAATACGCTTACGCAAAAGCCTTAAAAAACGCTAGGTCAAGAGTTCAAAAACACAAAGCCTATCATAACTTAGGAAATGTGTTTATGAAAGAGAAAGATTATTCTCAAGCTGTGGAAGCTTATAAAAACGCACTTAGAAATGGTCCTAATGATGAGGAAACCCGATACAATTATGCCTTGGCAAAAAAAATGCTAAAAGAAAATCCTCCTAAAGATAACAAAGACAATAAAGATAAAAATAAAGACAAGGATAAGGATAAGGACAAAAAAGATCAGGACAAGAAAAACCAAGATAAAGACAAAGATAAAAAAGACAACAAGGATCAAAATAAAGACAAGAATAACGGCAAAGACAAACCAGATCAAAATCAGCCTCCAAAACCACAGCCAGGAGGAATTTCTCAAGACCGTTTAAAAAATCTTTTGGATGCGGTAAATAATGAAGAAAAGAAAGTTCAGGACAAGGTAAAATCGAATAAAGAAAAAGGAAGACCTGTTCAAACAGACAAAGATTGGTAATTTCTATTTAATGATTGTATTCTAAATAAAGGATAAGAGGTAGAAAAATGAAAAAATATTTAGTATTACTACTGTTATGTTTTCAAGGACTTTGGGCTCAAGTACAATTTGAGACTAAAGTAAGCAAGAACACACTTGGTCTTAATGAAAGACTTCGTGTGGATTTTGTAATGAATATAGATGGCGATAATTTTAACGAACCTTCTTTTGAAGGATTTAGGGTAATTGCTGGGCCAAGTCAGCAGGTTAGTCAGTCGTGGATTAACGGAAGAAGTTCTTTTGAAAAAATATATTCTTATTATTTAATGCCTACTCACAAAGGGGCTATTGTAATTAAACCAGCTACCATTGAATATAATGGTCAAGTGTATAAAACAGCAGCTGTAAAGGTAACGGTGACTAATGCTATCGAACAACCTAAAGACCCTAATGATATTAGTGTTTCGGTAGATAATAATTTGTATTTGGTGGCCGATATTTCAAAAACAAATCCTTATATCAACGAGCCTATAACCGTGGTTTATAAGTTGTATTTCAGTTACAATATCGGAATTAAAAATTGGCGAGATGTTGGCAAACCTAAGTACAATGATTTTTGGAGTCAAAATATTGATATCAAACAATTGTCTTTGGAAGAAGGAATGTTTAAAGGCGAAAAATTTCGATATGTGGTTTTGAAAAAAGTGGTTTTATATCCGCAAAAATCAGGAAAACTCACTATCGACCCGCTTGCTCTTGATATTGATGTAGAATTGCCTACCAATCGTAGAAATATGTTTGGACAAATGCTTATCAAAGAAGATAGTAAACGAGTTTCGGCAGGGGCTAGAGTTATTGCTGTGAAATCACTTCCAGAAGCCGGTAAACCAGCTGATTTTTCTGGAGCTGTAGGTAGTTTTGATTTTAAAGTTATCCCAAGCAAAACAGAGCTTAAAAGTGGAGAAAGTTTAGATTTAACCGTAAGTGTAGCAGGGAAAGGAAATCTAAAATTATTTACCTTGCCTAAACCTATAGTGCCTAATGCATTAGAAATGTATGATCCTGAACATAAAGAACAGGTAAATACACCACTTTCTGGAATGGCTGGAAAAATTGCGGATCGTTATACTATCATTCCACAATTTAAAGGAGAATATCCAATTAAACCGATGCAGTTTTCTTATTTTGATTTGAATTCAAGAAGTTATAAAACAATCACATCACCGGAAATTATTATTAAAGTATTAGACGGCCCTAC from Flavobacterium nitratireducens includes:
- a CDS encoding vWA domain-containing protein, with the translated sequence MENITFLNPEFFWLFLLIPLAIAWLVVKRNQQSATLKVSSIKGFKTKPSTLAKLKPYLSVLRILALCSLIIALARPRTVDISNKTKTTKGIDIVMAIDVSGSMLAKDLKPNRMEALKRVAADFVEQRPNDRIGLVVYASEAYTKTPVTSDKAIVEEAIGSIKYDNVLQDGTGIGMGLATAVNRLKDSKAKSKVIILLTDGVNNAGFIEPETAADIAKQYGIKVYTIGIGTNGMAMFPYALAPNGDFLFQMMKVEIDERLMKSIAQKTDGKYFRATSNSKLAEIYNEINMLETTEIQELKFYDYDEKFRPFVLFACLLVLIEMGLRNTVYRSFI
- a CDS encoding VWA domain-containing protein; amino-acid sequence: MELDEKKYLYLLIILPLLVLLFLMNMYWKKKKQKEFGDLEMINKLSPERSVFKPVFKLIVLLLALLGLILGLVNPKIGTKLETVKREGIDIVFAMDVSKSMLCEDVAPNRLEKSKQIVSQIINQLGSDRIGIVAYAGSAFPVLPITTDYSVAKMFLQSMDTDIVSSKGTSLDEAIKLSSTYFDEKSKTSKLLIMLSDGEDHSEGAQAAAEEANKIGMRIVTVGIGTEKGGTIPLRINGTIQGYKRDQNDQVVVTKLNPLSLEEIAKETKGGYVSGNNTKEVLDYIKKTLDNIQKTEFESTQMSNFQSQFQWFLGFAFVLLFLDVFLLEKKTNWVKKLDLFNEEK
- a CDS encoding tetratricopeptide repeat protein — its product is MKNFIKYGFIFFAFLFLGLGVVLAQEKDKTLPKANDEYNKSKFAEAEANYRISNSKFPNRSVAPFNLGNAIYKQNQASEAKYAYAKALKNARSRVQKHKAYHNLGNVFMKEKDYSQAVEAYKNALRNGPNDEETRYNYALAKKMLKENPPKDNKDNKDKNKDKDKDKDKKDQDKKNQDKDKDKKDNKDQNKDKNNGKDKPDQNQPPKPQPGGISQDRLKNLLDAVNNEEKKVQDKVKSNKEKGRPVQTDKDW
- a CDS encoding BatD family protein; the encoded protein is MKKYLVLLLLCFQGLWAQVQFETKVSKNTLGLNERLRVDFVMNIDGDNFNEPSFEGFRVIAGPSQQVSQSWINGRSSFEKIYSYYLMPTHKGAIVIKPATIEYNGQVYKTAAVKVTVTNAIEQPKDPNDISVSVDNNLYLVADISKTNPYINEPITVVYKLYFSYNIGIKNWRDVGKPKYNDFWSQNIDIKQLSLEEGMFKGEKFRYVVLKKVVLYPQKSGKLTIDPLALDIDVELPTNRRNMFGQMLIKEDSKRVSAGARVIAVKSLPEAGKPADFSGAVGSFDFKVIPSKTELKSGESLDLTVSVAGKGNLKLFTLPKPIVPNALEMYDPEHKEQVNTPLSGMAGKIADRYTIIPQFKGEYPIKPMQFSYFDLNSRSYKTITSPEIIIKVLDGPTAATASNSNSGEAKNKVVANEQFQYIKLDTKLEPVATQDFFGSKLFYSLLLIPFGLLPVIILAKKKKEAIDGDVVGNRIKRNNRLAKKYLSEAKKHINNKEPFYVALEKAMHNFLKAKLHIETSEMSKDNIKEILLSKNANPQAVNEFIALTENCEIARYAPSSSASIQNDYEKAVGIISELEKQLS